Part of the Cervus canadensis isolate Bull #8, Minnesota chromosome 15, ASM1932006v1, whole genome shotgun sequence genome is shown below.
AAATGTTAGGCAATCTGGTAGGTGTGtaattgtgtttgtgtttttagtttgcatttccccaaCTATTGAAGAAGTTTATTGTCCACCTGGacttttctcttgtgatttttctttggTTCATATTTAAACTGGGTCATCTTCTTGCTTGATGAATGTTATCCACATGGATACTTGACCGTACCAAGTAGCATTTACTGAGAAGAGTGGTGTCTTGGAACTCATCAGAGTAGATGGTTAAAACCACAGAAGTTTTGTGAGTAGATTGTTAAAGTGGGTGTAGCTTGAAGTCAGCCATTATGGGAGCTTTATACCATGGGTATTGGCAAGTGCTACAAGTCGAGGCAGTCATCTACTAcagcaatggaaaagaacatCTCTTCTACTCTGACCCTCAGGGCCACCTCTGTCAAAAACCCTGTCCAGACATGTGTGCATTTATTTCCATGCTACCCCttctgtatcttttatttttacatctatCCCAGTGTGAAGTGTGGCTTTATAATAACTCTTCATATATGGTATAGCCAAGTCCTCTCATCACAGAGTATCTTGCTGATTTGGggctcttaaaatttttaattttagaattaacttactgattttataaagaaaaaaattgtttgaaatttGAGGGGGTTACCTTGATTCTGTGGATCAACTTTGGGAAAAATGCACGTTTttatgcttccctgatggctcagtggttaagaatccacctgcagtgcgggagacacaggtttgatccctgggttgggaagatcccctggaggaggaaatggtaacccactccagtgttcttgcctggaaaatctcccggacagagcagcctggcgcgctgcagtctgtagggtcacaaacagttggatgcaactgagagacagcatgcatgcacatttttATATGCTTTGGGTCACTGTGGAAATCACTCATTACTGTGTAACATCAACTGCATATATTTTCTGTAGGTTTGTTATTTGTCATTTAAATTTGGCTACAGTGTTTCTTCTCTTGTGGAGCTTTACTTTTATTAAAGTTTGTCAACCTTTTTCTTCATAGCTTCTAGCGTTTTTGTcataagataaaaatttaaattttaaaattctctggtGTTTTATTCTGtcctttaataattttcttaatcATTACAGTCCAAAGATTTTAATCTTTGATCTACCTGGAAtttatattacataaacttatatcatgataaagattttttaaatcctatttttaaaaatctattgtcCCAATACCAGTTCCTGAACAATCTGTCCCTACTGATTTGAAATGTTACTGTTATCATAAATGAAATTTCTATaagtatttggattttttttcttggactttgtcttttgtttcattATCTGTTTCTGTTTATAGTATCATAATTCCATAGGTATCATGTGAGCCACAAATGAAAACcacatgaaatataaaatattcttgtggtggtggtggtggtttagtcactaagttgtatctgacttttgtgaccccatggactgtagccagccaggctcctctgtccttgggatttcccaggcaagaatactggagtgggttgccatttccttctttagggggtCTCCcaacccatcagttcagttcagttcagttgctcagttgtgtctgactctctgcgaccccatggactatagtatgccaggcctccctgtccatcaccaactcctggagcccactcaaacccatgtccattgagtcagtgatgccatccaaccatctcatcctctgtcgtccccttctcctcttgccttcaatctttcccagcatcaggatcttttccaatgagtcagttcttcacatcaggtggccaaagtattggagtttcagcttcagcatcagtccttccaatgaatattcatgactgatttcctttaggactgactggttgaatctccttacagtccaaaggactctcaagccttttccaacaccacagttcaaaagcatcaattcttcggtgctcagctttctttatagtccaactctcacatccatacatgactactggaaaaaccatagctttgactagatagaccttggttagcaaagtaatgtctctgctatttaatatgctgtctaggttggccatagcttttcttccaaggagcaagcgtcttttaatttcatggctgcagtcaccatctgcagtgattttggagcccctcaaaataaagtctcttactgtttccattgtttccccatctgtttgccatgaagtgatgggaccaggtgccatgatcttagttttctgaatgttgagctttaagccagctttttcactctcctctttcactttcaagaggctctttagttcttcactttctgccataagggtggtatcatttacatatctgtggttattgatatttctcccagcaatcttgattccagtttgtgcttcatccagcccagcatttctcatgatgtactctgcatataagataaataagcagggtgacaacatacagccatgatgtactcctctcccaatttggaaccagtctgttgttccatgtctggttataaatgttgcttcttgacctgcatacagatttctcaggaggcaggtcaggtggtctggtattcccatctcttgaagaattttccacagtttgttatgatccacacagtcaaaggctttggcatagtcaataaagcagaagtagatgtttttctggaactctcttgcttttttgatgactcaactgatgttggcaatttgatctctggttcctctgccttttctaaatccagcttgtacatctggaagttcacagttcacgtactgttgaagcctggcttggagaattttgagcattaactttgctaccttgtgagatgagtgcaattgtgcggtagtttgaacattctttggcattgcctttctttgggattggaatgaaaactgaccttttccagcctgtgaccactgctgagttttccaaatttgctggcatgttgagtgcagcactttaacagcattatgttttaggatttgaaaaaactcaactggaattccgtcacctccactagctttgttcatagtgatgcttcgtaaggcccacttgacttcacatcccaggatgtctggctctaggtgagtgatcacaccattgtggttatctgggtcatgaagatcttctttgtacagttcttctgtgtattcttgccacctcttctgaatatcttttgcttctgttaggtccatacaatttctgtcctttattgtgcccatatttgcatatCAACTCATAGGTATCATGTGAACCACAAATGTAAgccacattaaattaaaaatattctaatagccacatcaaaaaagtaaaaaaaaaaagtgaaattacttttattattttttaaattgaagtatagttgatgtgtatagtatatataaattataggtgtacaatatagtgtttcacaatttttcaagattatcctccatttatagttatgagaAAATAGTAGTTATATCCTCCATATAgcacagtatatccttgtagctccTTTTCTGTCTAATAGTTTGCAcccttaatcccctacccctatattgcctgtcccctcctccttctccccactggcaaccactcattttttttttttttatatctgtgagtctgtttcttttttgttgtattcaatagtttgttgtattttatagaatccacatatatgtgatatcacgtagcatttgtctttctctgtgtgacctatttcacttagcctGATGCCAAATCCACCCATGTTACTCCAGATGGCaaaattttagtctttttaatggctgcgtAGCATTCCattgtctctgtgtgtatgtgtgcgtgcgtgtgtatcTCACATCTTCCTTCTCTGTTCATTTGTTGATGAACAACTGTTGATCTGTTGATGAAGCAAGTCAGGTTGCTTCTATAACTTGgcaattgcaaataatgctgctatgaacattgggatgcatgtgtccttttgaattagTGAAATTAGTTTTAACAATATAGCTTATTTAACCCATTATAGCCATTATATCATTTCAACATGAAgtcaatatatagaaataattacacttacattctttttttcatagaaaGTCTTTGAAATGTGGCATATATTTTATGCTTACAACACATCCCCAGATCCCAGGTTGGACTAGACATATTTCCAGTGTCATGAGCTACAGGTGACTAGTGGCTACCCTGTTTGATAGCTCAGGTCAGTATCTTTGTTAAGGCAGGTCTAGAGTATCCTTGGCTCTGTGGTTAATTCTACTACTAAAGTCTGGCCCCTCCAGGGTTGGTTCAGTGAGGTTTCTTCACTCTTCGCTTGGAACTTTAGCATCTCACAGCAATTTGGGACCTTAAGAATTGTCTGGCTTACAGCCCCAGCATTTGTTCTTCCTTCAGTAATCATACTTtgcccagctcctggagtttcACCTCCACATGTCCACTCGGTACTCTGGCCAAGCACTAAAGAGAACCTCCGCACCCGTGTCTGCAGCTCTGTCTGTGTCCCTCCGTCCTCCAGTGCCGTGCTCCGTGAAGTCTGGCGGCCTCTGCCTCCACTATGCGCTGCGTAGAGTCCCTTCTTGCCCCATGGTTTGCAAATTTCCTCTGGCAACACATTTTAGTGGTCCTAGGGTTcacctcttttctcctctctgaggGTCACACCTGTGCTATGGGAGTGGGAGATGGAGGCTGCCAGACTGATACTCGTCATTCTTGATGATTAGTcctacttaaaaaatttttgggGGGATTATTTATTAGTTCTACTATTTGGTTCTTCCACAATTCCTTTGACCTTTATTAACTccttattttccttaattttattattttaataaccttttatttttatgctttcctGTTTATTAGAATAACTAGTTAGGGCTATGAATTTTTCCCTGAGAACTCCTATAGCTATTTTCTACAGGTTCTGACAGGCAAATCTCTTTGTGGTCATTGTTCTCTCGATACTTTACAATTTTGGTTTTGGCTTTCTTTTGAGATGGTAGAATTTTCTGGTTCTGTTATGACTTTTTAGTTGTACTGCATTCTTAATAAAGCTATCTACACTGTTTATAAGTTTTGAAAATTATTGAAGTTCCCTTTATAGCTTAGTGTATAGTCACTATGATTTTCCCATGAACCTTTGTAAGCAAGGTGTTATTCACTTTTTAGGGTATAAGTTATTGATTGATTTTATATGAGTAAATGTTAATTTGAGTAtacataataaatttaaatttgcaaaaatatatatgtatatgtgtgtgtatttttttaaactttggttgCCAATGTAAGATTATAAAAATTAGAGCTTAAAGTGTGAAAGCCACTCAGCTAAGTGACCCCAAAGGTTACTTGGAAAGTGTAAAATGTGAATATAAGTTAGTGTAGACCCAGAAAGACCCTGGAGTGGAGCTGATATCAAAGGGTACCTAACgcattctttcctctctcttttcattatttttcttctatttccccTCTATACAATATGCTAATAAGAAATCTAGATTACACAGAGTCAGGCCAGGTGTTATACCAGTCTTTTATCAACAAATGAGAGCACATTATACAGTTTTTAATTGGTCTTAGGAAAAGCAAAGGTGAAATGGAAATTCAATTCTCCTGGACCTTTGTTCAAAATGCAATTTTCCATCTCTACTGTAAGGAACGAATTTTAATTAGCTTGATTCTCACCATTTGGCCATGCATTTGTAATCCTTGTTCACactttgtgaaagaaaaaattgatgaaagaaattgaacaaTAATGGAAATCTTGTCTGAGCAGAACAAATTGGAATTATCAAATGCACTGCAGGATGACTGGCATGCTGGAGCTGGGGCGAGAAGTGTCTGGTGACTTAGAAAAAGCTCCTCTCCCCAGAATGCCACTATTCAGCCTGACATGGTTTTGTCCTGCACAGGGAACCTTCCAGAGTAGAGAGGGCTGTGGTGCCAGGCAGACGTGGGTTGGAAGCCTGCCTCCAATCTTTAATGGTTGGTCACTTAATTTTCCCgatcttcaatttcctcatcagtaaaatggggtaATAACGTCTACCTAGTAGCCTCGTGAGGATTGAAAGAAACGAATCATGGAAAGTGCCAGACACATAACAGGAGCTCAAAGAATGACCAAGAGGAACTTTTCAAAGGCACGATCAGTGGCAGGACTGAGGGATACTTGTGAGGTTCCTGACTTGTTTCCTCTTGAGAAGAAAGAAGTGGGCATGTTTGTACGCTGTGCTGGTGTTACCAGTGGTTGGAGGGCGGGGTTCTTCCAGACCTTCTTCTCAGTCACTCTGGGACAGCAAATAACCAGGGCCTTTTGCAGAGGAGTCCATTCAGGATTCTAATCTGTAGTTACCGAAGCTCCAAGAGTCCATTCTTGCTCAGCGTGTGAGCTTTGTGGGACAGCTATAAGGACATGGAGGTCATGTTCACCAAGCACAGCTCACCGATGAGGAAGTGAGTTAAGAGTTTCTGGGCCAGCAAGTAGGTCAAATAGCACAAATCATAGAGGGAAGGGGGGTCAGCAAAACAAACTATTTAGGGCTTTGTGGAGAGGTGTCAGAGAGGAAAAAGGTAAAGTTCATGGTCTTAGAGCTTGTAATATAACAGAGaagggaaacaaaaccaaacagaacTCTAGCCACATAAGGTGCTAACTGTAAAGATCCAATGTCCatacaacttttttcttttctctgagacAATGTCAAAATCAAATACTCCTGAGGTTTTCAGCCCACCTGCCCAGGTTTGAGTTCAGAAAATAAAGTCCCTGTTTCTCTACATGTACTGTTCCCAACTCAGTTTCTGagaaactctgtgctcccagaatTCCCTCCCTGTTAGGAGTGTAGGTCTACTCAGGGTTTGATAGATCTGGGTTCATTTTCAACTCCCTCACTCACTCTCTTATGGCCTTGGGGGGAAGCATCTATTCCTCTGGAcacctgtttcttcatctttaaaatggtcaCATCATAGGGTGGTGGTTATGataattttattgttgttcagtcactaagtcgtgtctgactcttcgaaacccatggactgcatcacactaggcttccttgtccttcaccatctcctggagtttgctcaaactcatgtccattgaattggtgatgccatccaaccatcttatcctctgttgccttcttctcctgccctcaatctttcccagcatcagggtcttttccactgaggcggctctttgcatcaggtggccaaagtattggagcttcagcttcagcatcagtccttccaatgagtattcagggttgatttcccttaggattgactggtatgatttccttgctgtccaaaggactctcaagagtcttctccagcaccacagtttggaagcatcagttcttctgtgctcagccttctttatggtccaactctcacatccataaatgacaactggaaaaaccatagctgtgtcagcaaagtgatgtctttgctttttaatatgctgcctaggttggtcataactttcatggCAGCATTCACTGTCCagactgattttggagcccaagaaaataaaatctgtgataATTTAAGGATTCTCTTTGGACAGGCCTGTGCTAGGCCCTcaggatgaacagataaagaggATCTATTTTCTTCCTTCAAGGCAGTGGCTCTCCACCTGGGCCAGTTCTGCTTCCTCAGAGGACAACTGGCAAATCTGGAGACATCCTGGCTGTCCTTGTTGGGTGACGGTTGGGTATGggggtgcaggagacctggggatGCTAAATATTCTACAGTGCATAGGACAGCCTCCCCCCAACACCACACACCTCCACCTCCTCACTCCACCCCCGCGCGCAGCAGCGTTCCTTCGGGTTTTAGAATTAGAAGAGGAAGATGGGTCCATTAGAGGTTTTCCtctcagagaagagagaaatgtcaTAATCCTTAAAGTCATGTTTACCCCTCCTGCTGCCCTAGATGTCCCGGTCGCAGCTCCCTCGGAGGAGGACTGGGGACGCGCTTCCTACCAGAAGCGCCCGGGTGGATGGCGCCATCCTTATGCATCTACACGTCCGCAGTTAGAGATCCCCCGCCGCCGCTgcctggggaggggcctgggcagcTGAGTGAAACTGAAACGAAGGAGCCTGGCGCTCGTTCCAAGGGTCTCTAGGCAGGGACGCGAGGCAGGCCCCTTGCAAACGCCGCCGAGAGGCTTTGCGGGAAAGGCAGGGCTTCTACGGCGATCTTATTAGACTTCCTGGGGCAGCAGCTCCAGCCAGGCATAGCCTGACCGTTCACTGTAAGCACACCCAGAGCTCGACGGCTGGGCACCAAAGAGGGAACGCTTGCTGGCAGCTCCGGGGGCCCCAGCCAACTGGAGGGCGCCTGGGTCCAGACGTCGCCACCCCCTAAACTGGTGGTGGTGGCCCAACCTTTGAAGGGGACCCCAGGGCAGGAGGGGGCAGCCGGTCTTTCCGAGCCTTAGCCCAGGACTCCAAGTCCAGGAGCGCTTCCCCCCGGGCTGCGCCTCCCGGGACTGGGATGCGCGTGCGCCCAGAAGGCAACGCTAACTCGGTGGCTGCCGCGTGGGCGGCGGGGAAGGTGGGGCCACGCGTCGCCCAGTGCTCCTGAGCCAAGATCTGGATTCGGGACAGTGCCTGGGTGCTGAGTCAAACCCCAGCTGGGCTGGGTCTGCGGGCCGGGAGCGCAGGCGGCGGTAGTTAACGATTAATCGCTGACCACCCGGCCTCCAGCCTCTCAGCACGGGAGACCGCGCTCCCGGAGGGTGGGTTTGACCAGTAAAGGCCAGGTGGCTTGGAGGGGAGCCGGAGAGACGCGGAGCAAAGCGCCAGAGTCCTGCAGGGGAAGGGCGGGCGAGCTGGGGGATATGGGCTGACTGGCTGAGGCGAGTTTGGAACCTCCTTCCTCTGAGCTCACCACGCCTTGCCCAGTCACCACCCCCCCAAGCCCCACCCCTAAGCGCCTACGGCTTCGCCTAGGTTGGGCTGCCCCAGGAAGTTTCCATAAAAGCACCTGAAATCTCAAATTGTCTTTTCCAGGTGAGCTCGAGAGAAAGCCCTGCGCCCACTGCGGTGAGTTGCAGCAGTGAACTTTGGGCTCcgcagggaggaggaagggaagttgAGAAGGACTTTGGACCCGGTTGCCTGGCTGGCTGTCTTCCTCATGGGTTCCCCTAGCCACCCCAGCAGGGACTGCTCCCAGGTCATTGATCACAGCCATGTTCCCGAGTTCGAGGTGGCCACCTGGATCAAAATCACCCTCATCCTGGTGTACCTGGTTATCTTCGTGGTGGGCATCCTGGGGAACAGTGTCACCATTCGGGTCACCCAGGTGCTACAGAAGAAAGGCTACCTGCAGAAGGAGGTGACAGATCACATGGTAAGCCTGGCTTGCTCCGACATCCTGGTCTTCCTCATCGGCATGCCCATGGAGTTCTACAGCATCATCTGGAACCCCCTGACCACACCCAGCTACACCGTGTCCTGCAAGGTGCACACGTTCCTCTTTGAGGCTTGCAGCTATGCCACGCTGCTGCACGTGCTAACCCTCAGCTTTGAGCGCTACATCGCCATCTGCCACCCCTTCAGGTATAAGGCCATGTCTGGGCCCTGCCAGGTGAAACTGCTGATTGGCTTCGTCTGGGTCACCTCCGCCCTAGTGGCGCtgcctttgctttttgccatggGAGTGGAGTACCCCTTGGTGAACGTGCCCACTCGCCGGGGACTCACTTGCAACCGCTCCCGCACACGCCACCAGGAGCAACCGGAGAGTTCCAACATGTCTATCTGTACCAACCTGTCCAGCCACTGGACCGTGTTCCAGTCCAGTATCTTCGGCGCCTTCGTGGTCTACCTCGTGGTCCTGGCCTCCGTGGCCTTCATGTGCTGGAGCATGATGCAGGTGCTGAGGAGGAGTAAGCAGGGCACCCTGACTGCCCAAGGGCGGCAGCTGCAGCTGAGGAAGTCGGAGAGCCAGGAGAGCAGGAGCGCCCGGAGGCAGACCATCATCTTCCTGAGTGAGTCTGGGGTGCAGGGCCTCCGGGGAGCagacctcacccccaccccaccactgcCCCTGTGGTCCTCTTAACCCAAGCCTTGCCTTATAAGTGTGAACCTAAGTTCACTGAGGTTGAAGAGGCAAGGATATAAGCCTCTGGatgtttcttctctctgttttgGAGACTGGGGTAATGGTCAGAAGAGCACTTGACCGGAAGTCAGAAGGTCTAGGTACGCTCCCCAATGGCAGCTCTGTGACTGCTGGCCAAGTCACAGCTGGCCGACAGCTTAGGGAAAATGGCGATGATAATACTGAGAAATGTGAGGGTCGAACTAGGTAACTTGGGACAGGTGAAAGTCCTCTGAGGACCAAGTTCTGCAGGGCTGGCAGGGAGCATCCTTATCTAGCCCATCTTTGCCCCGGGCAACCCTTCTCAGGCAATTACACTGTGTTCCCATTTTTGTCCTCCTTAGCAGAAACAAGGCTGTCAGGAATACACTCTCCAGCCTGCGACTTTGTTCCCCCAAAGTGGTTTCCTACCCAAGTCTTAAGGAAGTGGAGCTCTCAGACACCCACTTCTCTGGATAGTGCTTGAGTGTTCGTCGTGGTGGGTCTGTTTGTTATCAGAGCACAGAAACATAGCAGGAGTGGGCTGGCTTGTTTGTCTGAATCAGAAAATCTGGCTTCCCAGATTTCCTGCGACTTGACTGATTATCCAAAATACCCAATTTCCATGCAGAGAACTTGGTTTGTTTCCCAAACTTTGGTTGTGATGCAATTATTTTGAGTCAGATCCTTCTGTGTGCCAGGAAGGGAAGGGGCCCGTGATCAGTAGCCCCCCAAGACCTCAGAGGAGAGTCCTGGTGGCCACCCTTTGAGAGACTAGGCTTTCCCAGAAACACGCAAAGTGTACGCAGCAAAGGGTCTTTCGAAATATTTTTTAGCAGAAAGGAGCAAAAGATGTCCTTGTGAGTGTGAGTCAAGGGGGAGTTGATGGAACAAAtgtttcccttcctccccagtCCCTTCTGCAGTGTGGCATCCGAGGAGGAATAAATCATGGTGCTGTTTGTTTTGGTGTGGGAAACCTGAGAAACAGGTTCCAGGGTGAAAGTTAGACAAGAAAGAAAGCTGGGAGGCACTTGAAGAAGGATGACAAGAACTGGGTTTTGGCCCAGCCCTACCCCTGGCTTCCGGTGTGTCTGTACAGTGGGCCTGACTTTATTGTCTGTGCAAAATGAGAGAAGGAGTTTGCGGGTTGGGGATGCCTGATTCTGCATCAGGAGCTGTGCTTCTGACATATTTCCATTTCATAGAGGAGGAATTTCAGACTTAGAACCTAGTTCAAATGCACTTAAGTGCAGCTCCCAGATTTTAACCTTGTTTCTCCGGGGTGCCTCCGAGTTGCCTGTCACTCACCACATAACAGGCCAAGAAACTGAGAGACAAGTTGTTGGGACAAGGAATAGCAGTTTAATTTGGTAAGCCAGCAGACTGAGCAGATGGTGGACTATGTCCCACAGAAACATCTTACCTGAGTTGGCATTCAAGCTTCTTTGTTAAAAGGGAAGGGGTATGGTTGGTTGTTGCAAGCTTCTCTGTTTAATAATTCTTTGTTTTTGCAGCTGTTTGTACAGGTAAGGTTGATAAGATTATGATGTTCCTATAAACCTGCAATAAGACGAATGTTATTCTGTTCTGCAACTCTTCATATGAATGGGAAAACATTATGTCTTTAAACATTAAAGCCTTGAGAATGGTCCATCCTATATATTTCATGCTAAAGGCAACATTCTTGCAGCAAAAGTGATAGAATACAtatgttaaagtaaaagaaactgaTCCAATGAAGAGTCAAGATTTGTTTCTCTGTTATTACAAGGACAGGGAAATAAGTGACTGCTTGTGGCTTTTTCATAGGCTCAAGGggaagggaaaatgaaataaagcaggACTTTGATAAGATGTTGCAACCTTTCTGGAAACCGGAGTAAGGCGTCTGTATCAGGTGACTTTGTCCAGGGACTTAGGCAGGGCACCCAACCAGACTCAATCTC
Proteins encoded:
- the GPR39 gene encoding G-protein coupled receptor 39, which encodes MGSPSHPSRDCSQVIDHSHVPEFEVATWIKITLILVYLVIFVVGILGNSVTIRVTQVLQKKGYLQKEVTDHMVSLACSDILVFLIGMPMEFYSIIWNPLTTPSYTVSCKVHTFLFEACSYATLLHVLTLSFERYIAICHPFRYKAMSGPCQVKLLIGFVWVTSALVALPLLFAMGVEYPLVNVPTRRGLTCNRSRTRHQEQPESSNMSICTNLSSHWTVFQSSIFGAFVVYLVVLASVAFMCWSMMQVLRRSKQGTLTAQGRQLQLRKSESQESRSARRQTIIFLRLIVVTLAVCWMPNQVRRIMAAAKPKHDWTKSYFRAYMILLPFSDTFFYLSSVVNPLLYNVSSQQFRSVFGQVLRCRLTLPHANQEKQLRAHVASTADSARSARRPLIFPASRRSGSSARANKVFLSTFHSEAKPESKPQELSCESPEPNLETKPANPATGNGFQEHEV